The genomic segment CAACTGTTCATATTCAACCGTAGTTTTGTTCCTCTTATTTGTTGTATTAAACACTCCAAGACAAGTTGAGTGTGTAATTCCTCTGGGGATACTTTCTCTGTCATGAGGCTGCACGGCACTCCCCTGGAGGCCTCATCTAGGAATTCCCAACATAAAGCCACGTGGTTGACTTTGGTCCGTCCGCCCTTCAGGAAATGCGTTGGCGTCGCGAAAGAAGCTTCTGCCGCTGCTCAAAGACTTTCTGAGGGCGCGTGACGGCGAGGACAAGGACGACGAGGCCGAAGACGAGCGTGGCCGGGTTCCGCCAACGCCGGCCAACAGCCTGGTGGAGGGCTGCCCCCTGGATGCCGGACCACCCAGCATTAGTGCGCACGCACTGCACGAAAAGTTCAGCAAGATGAACCCACATTGACCACGCAAGTCCCCTCCCCTCATTTGCTATTCTCAAGTGGTACTACTCTATGCAGAATTAAAGGTGACAACTTCACCTTAATTACTTTTCCCTGAACACAATCTCACACGCAACTAACACGAGCCAAATTGATATGGAACCCAACAAGCGATGCGGTGGCTTCTATATCAAGTCACgtcaagctttattgtcaaatatgctctgtgcaacatacagcacagatgaaattacgaGGAATGGACTCAGAATGCCGCTTATTTGCTGTAGGGAGAAGTGAAGccaccggcggccatcttgcgtAGCCACTCGCCtaacttgaatacattgatATCGCTGTTGCGTTATAGTGACAAAGATGAACTAAGTAAACCCAGAAAtgtagttttgaaatgatttgatcCATGAACTCATCCATTGCCAGCCGCTGAATGAACAGCGAGTGTGCCCACACACGCGGGAATCACAAAACCGTcactgctccattttttttcccacctcgcTCAGTCGGAGGTGTAGCCAAAGGGCGCTCATCTAGCAGGGTTTAGCTTCCAacacaaggcaccaaaatgggCCAAGTTAGAGCACTCCAAAGTCAACCTAACGGTATTTtgagcacaaagaaaaaaaaaacaaatcatttagtATATGACACCTTGTATTTAAGCCATTTGAGTAAAAAGCGAACATTTAACATGAAAAAGAATAcataaaaaaggaataaaaactttAAAATGGGAGTTGTCACATCTGCGTCACCACGGCAACAGCCCAAAGGTTTCAGTAAACGGCTTCGTCCATGTTGTCGTCGCTTTCAGCGCCAAATTCTTCGCCGTTGTCAAAGTAGGACATGATGTAATCGGTCTCCTGTAACAAACACATGGtcacctttcaaaataaaagccattcTTACTTGAAGCATGCGCACGGGGGCGCACactcacttcttccagctcttcctcgTCGTACTCGTCGTCCACCTCCTGATCGCCctccttctttttctcttcctcgtcctcgtcctctgAGCTCCGCTGCTCCTCATTGGCCAGCGTCTGCGTTACAACCACATTGCAGCGGATGTTTCGTTGAAGGTGCACGTGAAGGTGGCGACTTATGTTATCGGTGGAATTGAGGGTAGTAATGTGTTGTTGACCTCACCTCCAGTTTGAGGAGCactccttttttgtcttccacGCTTTCCTTCTGCTCATCAGCCTGACCTCTCTTTGACCCCAACACCTCTTTGGACGCACCTGACAGCAACGTTTTGGGTTTGAACAAGTCCACCCATTTCCATAAACTTACGTGAAAGCAAGAGTGTTGTTTGTACCCACCGACCTTTTTTTATGGATCTTCTGACACATAGTCTTATTTCTTTTGGGAATCTCTTCCAGTCTggacaaggaaaaaaacaacaacattaacatCAAGTGTTGAGACAAATCTGAGAAACACGTGCAGCCCCAAGCAAATGCACACTTCagttttcaaattattattCTTGGACATTTTAGGAtcattgtattcattcattcaatttccGATGcgcttatcctctcaagggtcacggggcgtgctggagcatatcccagccgtctgtgggcagtaggcggggtaaccctgaaccggttgccagccaattgcagggcacacggagacaaacaagacaaacaaccatctgcgctcacactcgcacatggggacaattttagagtgttcaatcagcttgccatgcttggttttggaatgtgggaggaaaccggagcacccggagaaaacccacgcaggcccggggagaacatgcaaactccacacaggtccactgtgaggttgacgcactaaccgCTGGACCACGGGGCTCATATGTATTTCAAAATTCCACTTGTTGGGAAAATCACATTGATGAGGATATGCACACTGCCACCTAGTGACGGGATGACGTGTAAGATACAACCAACCATGTGTTGTGAGAAATTTACGGTCAATGCTTTCTTAAGGCTTTACTTGAAGACAATCTGACATTTTGAGCTTTCGTGGGCTTAATGAAACAATGTAGCGAGCTACGTTGGGCCCgcaagccttgagtttgactttAGTTGTTGAAACCTGTGTCTCAAGTTGAATTTAAGATTAAGacctacagcagcaaaattgggggggggtaaATGGTGGGTGGGTGTACTGTACCTGTGATCCAGTCAGTCAGTGCATCCATCTGCTCGTTGGAGTTGTGATATTTGTCCGAATATCTTTCCACATCTGAAGattaaatcaaaattttaaaaaaacagatctGGATATATGACATAAAAGGGCAAGGTCGCTGACCTGCGTGTGACCTGTGACCCGTATGCGGCTGGATGAAACCCGGTCGTGTCATCATGGTGCCTCTGAACTCCTGCTTGAGTGCCAAAAGGTACTCGGCCTCCTCACCACCTGTCAAGGGGAGGGGCTTGTGCTCCATCACCTGTGCCGCACAGAAGAAAGGTCAACCGTGAAAAGGAACGTCGGGCAATTTCCGGTGACGATCGCTCACCGGAAACAGAGGGCTCGGCTGCTGGACGGACGACAGGAGCGGTTCGCCTCTGTTGCCgattgtgccctctggtccgcGCCGGCCACGGCCGCGCCCCGACATCTCACCTACAATCTGTCTGTGCATCAACAACAGAAAAAGGGTGACTTTGTTTGCAAGGGGGgcagtcgccatggcaacagaaaaaagtcaaaggTTATGTTTTCATGTGACTTGTCATAGTAACAACTGGCAATAGCCCTTCATTAAGAGGTGCCTTGAAAACGTACTCCTCCTGTGTGAAGAtggcaaaatataaaaatgtttatttaataaaataaacatttgatcaATTAGAAAAGATCtctaagcatttaaaaaaaataaccactattaaattttgtttaaaatacgTAAGGACGTCAATAAAAAAGTCCAAGAAAAGAGACTTTAATTCACCATTTTTAGGAGTGAAAACGGCGAAGTGAGTGCAACAAATGTTTCCGGAAATATTGAAATCGGTACCAAGCCATTCATACATTCGTTGTTCTGGAAATGATGCAAGCAACATGTAGCGGATAATAGAACCGATACGTAGATACAATAGAGAAAATCGGTAAAaatctattttattattattattatgttacgtGGTCTCTAAAGCGTTTTGTTACAGTTACGGCTGTTGTGAACgtactatataaataaatatacggtacattgtattgtataagtttGAGTTATCTTCCAAAACACACGGGGGCGTATAAAGCCTTGGAGGAAGCTCCCCTTTTGTAATTATATGGTAAtaacgtcacccagctggccagcGTGCTTAACACCAGTCGTCGTCATGGTCGAAGCTGAACTCTTCCTCGCAAAGCTTTCTGCTTTTTACCTAAAGTCTTACTTGGACTGGCAGTGGTCAGTCGGCTGAGCAGTGCAATTATTTCGTAGTTATCCTCTTTACGCGCCGGCCACCATTTTCTCTTTGTGGCGCTTCCGCTTGTGTTGGTcgttcagccaatcagacgtcAGCTCGACGCCACCTGGCGGCTTACGGAAGTACTAGCTGCAATGGCGTCAGTAAACAAATGTCAACTTCCATCAATCCATCTATGATTTAGTAGAAGTAACAGCTAACCTGTGGAAGGGATTTTACTTTCTGGAACTGAATTCTCCCCCTCTGTGAATGCTGGTAACGGATTTTGTCATCATATTTTCCAAACGTTGCAGTTAGTATGTGGGATTTTAAAGCGCGAGTGTCCTGCAACCTGAAAGTTGTCCGACGATGAACTTCTTGTTTTGTCctcaaaaaccaaaccaaaactttttgtgactttgtcgatgacaaaatgaaacactttaACCAAAACTTCTTATGCTTTAaacaacacaaatggtgcagcagcAATGCAGATCCGCGATGAAACAACAGCACCAGAACTATAAtctttatcttctgcaaaaTACAACTACTGTAGTTACTGAGCCAATTTTAGGAGTTGCAAAACTCTTCTTCGTTTGTGTTTGCATGACAGTATTGCAGTGCCCCCAGTGGACAAGTCACAACTGCAAGTGAttaatcatgatgcacaaactgttaTGTTTTtatcagtaataataataataatgcattttatttataagcgcctttcaagacacattatagatttttttggagggggggaggtGCAGCAAATGAATGGCATCTTCATTCATCTCAGTTTGATGAAATACATTGAGATATACTGTAAGTGTCGTGAGCAATGAATGTGGCCACAGAACCGATTCAGTTATTGTCTCAATGCACTGGCGTaaattgcatgtgtgtgtgtgtgtgtgtgtgtataaatggaTGGTTTATCTTGGCGGTAGCTAAAGGACACttgcagaaaggaaaacgccaGCCCTCTTCCTGTTGTCCATCTTGTTATCTTGGCGGCTTCTTATTGTACATGGTCACGCTTGGTGTTCTCCACAAGTTGGCGGTGGAGCTCCA from the Hippocampus zosterae strain Florida chromosome 5, ASM2543408v3, whole genome shotgun sequence genome contains:
- the polr3glb gene encoding RNA polymerase III subunit GL b; translation: MSGRGRGRRGPEGTIGNRGEPLLSSVQQPSPLFPVMEHKPLPLTGGEEAEYLLALKQEFRGTMMTRPGFIQPHTGHRSHADVERYSDKYHNSNEQMDALTDWITDWKRFPKEIRLCVRRSIKKGASKEVLGSKRGQADEQKESVEDKKGVLLKLETLANEEQRSSEDEDEEEKKKEGDQEVDDEYDEEELEEETDYIMSYFDNGEEFGAESDDNMDEAVY